The following coding sequences are from one Paenibacillus sp. FSL R5-0912 window:
- a CDS encoding helix-turn-helix domain-containing protein, protein MQNKWAKKLMAGLLILLFLIVCISGLLFYFIFTGDLKDRLTRTNMELLEHMNQKLELVLKSVDNESVQLVQYDEVRKFFDEKLPSEEAAGNDFRLGGQIDRLIRSDDYIFSIDMYSYSQSRLVSGDVLTEERKLDDYGWINTFETFDGYFEWLPSRQLVINRSTSPIYRNVVTLVRTYPLLHSVGARKGAMALNLKTEMLLSLIHNEDEDLGETFIVDATGQIVLHPAENKLGQNIGQSSYIHEALSRKSRTGNFHSQVDQKPSMVFYTDSPYTGWTLIRTVSDLKLNQPLIALRNTLAVISAMILIAAAAMGLALGKWTFRPLNRFLHTLSVKLNEYSPQVKETDRADDLQFLESAFEGILVQSDQLHKQMQETRPMLKWQLLMELLSNYKINISNVVQYMEMLGIQFHPNRFVVLNAELDRREEIAAIRDVHLYNYALCNLAEELILAEGKGAAIELENGTCAIIISFADDDADAELRAVAVAELIKSYVEENFRRTISIGVGGLVESMTELHKSFKQSKEALSYRLVFGANSIITREDIHSDLSPRFYRLVAMTEDMMDSLKLLDGTKLREQVERWFEAFAEYGVPPQIIRQLSLQCLMKAAEIAEDVGIGHKNIQMPQELQESLNLHKSLEEIKEFLMKTLQGHMEAIKEKRSSREKNGLILKVLDYIHDNYSRTELSLNLLAEEFRVSVSHLSKLFKEQTEGNFIDYLMALRMAEAKRLLEETDGKIMDIAEAVGYGNVNSFVRIFKKFTALTPSEYREQRRK, encoded by the coding sequence TTGCAGAATAAATGGGCAAAAAAACTGATGGCGGGCTTGCTGATTCTTTTGTTCCTGATTGTGTGCATATCGGGGCTGTTGTTTTATTTCATCTTCACCGGCGATCTTAAGGACCGCCTGACGCGGACGAATATGGAGCTGCTTGAGCATATGAACCAGAAGCTGGAGCTGGTGCTGAAAAGTGTGGACAATGAGTCCGTGCAGCTCGTTCAGTATGATGAGGTCCGGAAGTTTTTTGATGAAAAGCTTCCCAGTGAGGAAGCGGCGGGCAATGATTTCCGGCTGGGCGGACAGATCGACAGGCTCATTCGCAGCGACGATTACATCTTCTCCATCGATATGTATTCTTACAGCCAGAGCAGGCTGGTTTCCGGAGATGTGCTGACTGAGGAGCGCAAGCTGGACGATTACGGCTGGATCAATACGTTCGAGACGTTCGATGGCTATTTTGAGTGGCTGCCGAGCCGCCAGCTGGTCATTAACCGGTCCACCTCGCCGATCTACAGAAATGTGGTCACGCTGGTCCGCACCTATCCGCTGCTTCATTCCGTGGGTGCCCGCAAAGGGGCGATGGCACTGAATCTGAAGACGGAAATGCTGCTTTCGCTGATTCACAATGAGGATGAGGATCTTGGGGAGACCTTTATTGTGGATGCGACAGGGCAGATCGTGCTTCATCCCGCCGAGAACAAGCTGGGGCAGAACATCGGCCAGTCCTCATACATTCATGAGGCGCTGAGCCGCAAGAGCAGAACGGGGAATTTTCACTCACAGGTGGATCAGAAGCCGTCGATGGTCTTCTATACGGACTCTCCCTACACCGGATGGACGCTGATCCGCACCGTTTCCGATCTTAAGCTCAACCAGCCGCTTATTGCACTCCGCAATACGTTGGCCGTGATTTCGGCGATGATCCTCATTGCCGCTGCCGCCATGGGCCTGGCGCTCGGCAAGTGGACCTTTAGACCGCTGAACCGGTTTTTGCACACACTCTCCGTCAAATTGAACGAATATTCTCCGCAGGTGAAGGAGACAGACCGGGCAGATGATCTGCAATTTCTGGAGTCCGCTTTTGAAGGGATTCTGGTCCAGAGCGACCAGCTGCACAAGCAGATGCAGGAGACCCGCCCCATGCTGAAGTGGCAGCTGCTGATGGAGCTGCTCTCCAACTATAAGATCAATATCTCCAACGTTGTGCAGTATATGGAAATGCTCGGAATCCAGTTTCATCCGAACCGTTTTGTCGTGCTAAATGCGGAGCTGGACCGGCGGGAGGAGATTGCCGCGATCCGGGATGTGCACCTGTACAATTATGCGCTCTGCAATTTGGCCGAGGAGCTGATTCTGGCTGAGGGAAAGGGCGCTGCCATTGAGCTGGAGAATGGCACCTGTGCGATCATCATCAGCTTTGCCGACGATGATGCCGATGCCGAGCTGCGGGCGGTGGCTGTGGCGGAACTGATCAAATCGTATGTGGAAGAGAATTTCCGGCGCACCATCTCCATTGGGGTGGGGGGGCTGGTGGAGTCCATGACAGAGCTTCACAAGTCCTTTAAGCAGTCCAAAGAGGCCTTGTCCTACCGCCTTGTCTTCGGCGCGAACTCGATCATTACCCGTGAGGATATTCACAGCGATCTTTCTCCCCGCTTCTACCGTTTGGTGGCGATGACGGAGGATATGATGGATTCGCTGAAGCTGCTGGACGGCACGAAGCTGCGCGAGCAGGTGGAACGATGGTTCGAAGCCTTCGCCGAATATGGCGTGCCGCCCCAGATCATCCGGCAGCTCAGCCTTCAATGCCTGATGAAGGCGGCGGAGATCGCCGAGGATGTTGGCATCGGCCACAAGAATATCCAAATGCCCCAGGAGCTGCAGGAGTCGCTGAATCTGCACAAAAGCCTGGAAGAGATCAAGGAATTTCTAATGAAGACCCTGCAGGGGCATATGGAAGCCATCAAAGAGAAACGGAGCAGCAGGGAGAAAAACGGCCTGATTCTTAAGGTGCTGGATTATATTCATGACAATTACAGCCGAACCGAACTGTCGCTGAACTTGCTGGCTGAGGAATTCCGGGTCAGCGTGTCCCATCTGAGCAAGCTGTTCAAGGAGCAGACCGAGGGCAACTTCATCGACTATCTGATGGCGCTGCGCATGGCTGAGGCCAAACGGCTGCTGGAGGAGACGGACGGCAAAATTATGGATATTGCCGAAGCGGTCGGCTACGGCAATGTCAACAGCTTCGTCCGCATTTTCAAAAAGTTCACCGCGCTGACGCCTTCCGAATACCGGGAGCAGCGGCGCAAGTAA
- a CDS encoding glycoside hydrolase family 88/105 protein, which yields MTTLPSSQTLEHAASKVYSYMLLEHSGNWGMDMAHWDWVPGVGAASILEYYQQDGGDEIISRLSEWALVHLHQSGHAKVINSMAPFAIFPALYSVTGNPVFKESAVRTGQYMLHEAPRTREGAFEHTVTEQASFPEQVWADTVFMAVLFLARLARLTGETGYAREALSQLELHLRLLEDKQSGVLFHGWNCITGDHMSAARWTRANAWIALAAPMILQEVDGLLPVPASIPERYRRLMAALIGYQSPSGLWHTVMDRTDFYLETSGSAGIAAGIFKAVRMGLLGEAALGPARAALEAVLGTIKADGEVSGVSGGTPVMPTVEDYNEISCIPTLYGQGLVLILLAEAMK from the coding sequence ATGACAACCTTACCTTCATCACAAACACTTGAGCATGCAGCAAGCAAGGTATATTCATATATGCTCCTGGAACATTCCGGCAATTGGGGAATGGACATGGCGCATTGGGATTGGGTTCCCGGCGTAGGTGCTGCCTCTATCCTGGAATATTATCAGCAGGACGGCGGCGATGAGATTATAAGCCGGCTGTCAGAATGGGCCCTTGTGCATTTGCACCAATCCGGGCATGCAAAGGTTATTAACTCCATGGCTCCGTTTGCCATCTTTCCCGCACTGTACAGCGTCACAGGGAATCCTGTCTTCAAGGAGAGCGCGGTCCGTACCGGTCAATACATGCTGCATGAAGCGCCAAGAACCCGGGAAGGCGCTTTCGAGCATACGGTGACCGAACAGGCAAGCTTTCCGGAGCAGGTCTGGGCGGATACCGTGTTTATGGCTGTGCTGTTCCTGGCCCGTCTGGCCCGGCTGACCGGAGAAACCGGGTATGCCCGGGAAGCCCTCAGCCAGCTGGAGCTTCACCTGAGACTGCTTGAGGATAAACAGAGCGGCGTGCTGTTTCACGGCTGGAACTGTATCACCGGTGACCATATGTCTGCAGCCAGATGGACAAGAGCCAACGCCTGGATTGCCCTTGCAGCGCCCATGATTCTGCAGGAGGTGGATGGCCTGCTGCCTGTGCCTGCCTCCATTCCGGAGAGATACCGCCGCTTGATGGCGGCCTTAATCGGTTATCAGAGTCCATCCGGACTCTGGCATACAGTCATGGACCGGACAGACTTCTATCTTGAAACCTCCGGGAGCGCCGGCATCGCAGCCGGGATATTCAAGGCTGTACGGATGGGCCTGCTCGGCGAAGCAGCTCTGGGACCTGCCAGAGCTGCACTTGAAGCGGTGCTGGGCACGATCAAGGCCGATGGGGAGGTCAGCGGCGTCTCCGGCGGCACTCCGGTTATGCCCACTGTGGAGGACTATAATGAAATCTCCTGCATACCCACTCTCTACGGTCAAGGACTGGTGCTCATTCTTCTGGCCGAAGCCATGAAGTGA